A single window of Bombyx mori chromosome 9, ASM3026992v2 DNA harbors:
- the LOC119630885 gene encoding uncharacterized protein LOC119630885 isoform X2, which translates to MSVGLPTPVSGALMMRIFVKADPNFHGAQKESAWKMSADKPELRALLLEAIAFEDGFENNSVKSEPDDEIKSEPDDEIKSEPEDDYDSADEGEETSGSTALDGMGQYLGEVSSLLDRSGSWQELAGRLRLDSLLSLYCAQPSPTHTLLLHLKEYNEISSKSLAFILEDMGELEAAEVIRRYVE; encoded by the exons atgagtgttggactccctacaccagtttcgggggcgttaatgatgagaatctttgtgaag gCCGATCCTAACTTTCACGGCGCTCAGAAAGAATCTGCCTGGAAAATGTCTGCCGATAAACCTGAACTAAGAGCACTTCTCTTGGAAGCTATCGCCTTCGAAGACGGCTTCGAGAATAATAGTGTGAAATCTGAACCCGATGACGAAATCAAGTCTGAACCTGATGACGAGATCAAGTCTGAACCCGAGGACGATTACGATTCAGCTGATGAAGGC GAGGAGACAAGTGGCAGCACGGCACTAGACGGCATGGGCCAGTACTTGGGCGAGGTGAGCTCGCTACTGGACCGGTCGGGCAGCTGGCAGGAGCTAGCGGGCAGGCTGCGGCTCGACTCGCTGCTCTCCCTGTACTGCGCGCAGCCCAGCCCCACGCACACGCTGCTGCTGCATCTCAAG GAATACAATGAAATATCATCGAAATCGTTAGCATTCATCCTAGAAGATATGGGAGAGTTGGAAGCGGCTGAAGTTATAAGAAGATACGTTGAATAA
- the LOC119630885 gene encoding uncharacterized protein LOC119630885 isoform X1: MGIVQLDLLSLISLVGIREYKTCFFYSQADPNFHGAQKESAWKMSADKPELRALLLEAIAFEDGFENNSVKSEPDDEIKSEPDDEIKSEPEDDYDSADEGEETSGSTALDGMGQYLGEVSSLLDRSGSWQELAGRLRLDSLLSLYCAQPSPTHTLLLHLKEYNEISSKSLAFILEDMGELEAAEVIRRYVE; this comes from the exons atgggcattgtccaaCTTGACCTCCTGTCTCTAATTTCACTTGTGGGCATTCGCGAATACaaaacctgttttttttattcacaggCCGATCCTAACTTTCACGGCGCTCAGAAAGAATCTGCCTGGAAAATGTCTGCCGATAAACCTGAACTAAGAGCACTTCTCTTGGAAGCTATCGCCTTCGAAGACGGCTTCGAGAATAATAGTGTGAAATCTGAACCCGATGACGAAATCAAGTCTGAACCTGATGACGAGATCAAGTCTGAACCCGAGGACGATTACGATTCAGCTGATGAAGGC GAGGAGACAAGTGGCAGCACGGCACTAGACGGCATGGGCCAGTACTTGGGCGAGGTGAGCTCGCTACTGGACCGGTCGGGCAGCTGGCAGGAGCTAGCGGGCAGGCTGCGGCTCGACTCGCTGCTCTCCCTGTACTGCGCGCAGCCCAGCCCCACGCACACGCTGCTGCTGCATCTCAAG GAATACAATGAAATATCATCGAAATCGTTAGCATTCATCCTAGAAGATATGGGAGAGTTGGAAGCGGCTGAAGTTATAAGAAGATACGTTGAATAA
- the LOC119630885 gene encoding uncharacterized protein LOC119630885 isoform X3 — protein sequence MSADKPELRALLLEAIAFEDGFENNSVKSEPDDEIKSEPDDEIKSEPEDDYDSADEGEETSGSTALDGMGQYLGEVSSLLDRSGSWQELAGRLRLDSLLSLYCAQPSPTHTLLLHLKEYNEISSKSLAFILEDMGELEAAEVIRRYVE from the exons ATGTCTGCCGATAAACCTGAACTAAGAGCACTTCTCTTGGAAGCTATCGCCTTCGAAGACGGCTTCGAGAATAATAGTGTGAAATCTGAACCCGATGACGAAATCAAGTCTGAACCTGATGACGAGATCAAGTCTGAACCCGAGGACGATTACGATTCAGCTGATGAAGGC GAGGAGACAAGTGGCAGCACGGCACTAGACGGCATGGGCCAGTACTTGGGCGAGGTGAGCTCGCTACTGGACCGGTCGGGCAGCTGGCAGGAGCTAGCGGGCAGGCTGCGGCTCGACTCGCTGCTCTCCCTGTACTGCGCGCAGCCCAGCCCCACGCACACGCTGCTGCTGCATCTCAAG GAATACAATGAAATATCATCGAAATCGTTAGCATTCATCCTAGAAGATATGGGAGAGTTGGAAGCGGCTGAAGTTATAAGAAGATACGTTGAATAA